From Desulfurobacterium pacificum, a single genomic window includes:
- a CDS encoding nucleotidyltransferase domain-containing protein, giving the protein MGEKVKFIRLSKEDIKKIKETAEEVFGRGVKVYIFGSRTISDKRGGDIDILIKTEKDVSTDDELSFLAKLELKGIERKVDLIVVSPKTKLKSIHLEAMRTGVEI; this is encoded by the coding sequence ATGGGTGAAAAAGTTAAGTTTATTAGACTTTCAAAGGAAGATATTAAAAAGATAAAAGAGACGGCGGAGGAAGTTTTCGGCAGAGGCGTTAAAGTTTACATTTTTGGTAGCAGAACCATTTCTGATAAACGGGGAGGGGATATAGATATTCTTATAAAAACGGAAAAAGATGTTTCTACGGATGATGAACTTAGCTTTCTTGCGAAACTTGAGTTGAAAGGCATTGAGAGAAAGGTTGACCTGATAGTAGTATCGCCGAAAACGAAGTTAAAGAGTATTCACTTAGAGGCTATGAGAACCGGAGTAGAGATATGA
- the aroC gene encoding chorismate synthase, protein MLKFSTAGESHGKGIFAFLEGIPANFEIDFDFINGELARRQKGYGRGGRMKIEKDRVEFLSGVRLGRTLGTPILMAVWNRDYENWTEIMRPEPGELPEEKKVTRPRPGHADLSGAIKYDFDDVRNVLERSSARETAGRVAAGALCKDILKRLGVFIGSYVLSIGSVSVPFEELKGLSFEERFKNAESSEVRIPVDDQQLEESFKREIDSAKEKGESLGGVFEVFAVGLPPGIGSHVQWDRRLDGRLAQALMSIQAIKGVEIGFGFEGATLPGSKVHDEIFYDGSKGFYRTTNRAGGLEGGMTNGEPIVVRAAMKPIPTLYSPLRSADIKTKEPFEASVERSDVCAVPAAAVVGEAMVAITLLTAILEMFPSDTFDRLERAWKGYVEYVKSW, encoded by the coding sequence ATGCTGAAGTTTTCTACGGCTGGTGAAAGTCACGGTAAGGGGATTTTTGCGTTTTTAGAGGGGATTCCTGCAAACTTTGAGATAGATTTTGACTTCATTAACGGTGAGCTTGCCCGCAGGCAGAAAGGTTACGGGCGCGGCGGTAGGATGAAGATAGAGAAAGATAGAGTTGAGTTCCTTTCTGGCGTTAGGTTGGGCAGAACCTTAGGAACTCCGATTCTAATGGCTGTTTGGAATAGAGATTATGAAAACTGGACAGAGATTATGAGACCTGAGCCGGGAGAGTTGCCTGAAGAAAAAAAGGTTACGAGACCAAGACCGGGGCATGCGGACCTTTCTGGTGCTATTAAGTACGATTTTGATGACGTTAGGAACGTTTTGGAGCGTTCCAGTGCCAGAGAAACGGCAGGAAGAGTGGCAGCAGGTGCTTTGTGTAAGGATATTTTGAAAAGATTGGGCGTTTTTATCGGCAGTTACGTTTTATCAATAGGTTCTGTTTCTGTTCCTTTTGAGGAGTTGAAGGGACTTTCTTTTGAGGAACGTTTTAAGAATGCTGAGAGTTCGGAAGTAAGAATCCCTGTTGATGACCAGCAGTTAGAGGAAAGCTTTAAAAGAGAGATAGATAGCGCTAAAGAAAAAGGGGAGAGCTTGGGCGGTGTTTTTGAAGTTTTTGCCGTTGGTTTGCCGCCTGGAATCGGTTCTCACGTTCAGTGGGATAGGCGTCTTGATGGAAGACTGGCTCAGGCTTTAATGTCAATTCAAGCGATTAAAGGTGTTGAAATCGGGTTTGGTTTTGAAGGAGCTACGTTGCCCGGTTCAAAGGTTCACGATGAAATTTTCTACGATGGCAGTAAAGGGTTTTACAGAACTACGAACAGAGCGGGTGGTCTTGAGGGTGGTATGACGAACGGAGAGCCGATAGTTGTAAGAGCTGCGATGAAACCGATTCCTACTCTCTACAGTCCTTTAAGGAGCGCTGATATAAAGACTAAAGAGCCTTTTGAAGCTTCTGTTGAGCGTTCAGACGTTTGTGCCGTTCCTGCAGCTGCTGTGGTAGGTGAAGCTATGGTTGCTATTACTTTGCTTACTGCTATTTTAGAGATGTTTCCTTCCGATACGTTTGATAGGTTGGAAAGAGCTTGGAAAGGTTATGTAGAATACGTAAAAAGCTGGTAA